A single Cannabis sativa cultivar Pink pepper isolate KNU-18-1 chromosome 7, ASM2916894v1, whole genome shotgun sequence DNA region contains:
- the LOC133039781 gene encoding uncharacterized protein LOC133039781, giving the protein MWRAGSSCLPTLAQLASKFVPVNTRCPLCDELDETISHVLLTCRAIKQGARNDVVWQGKSINVSAIVVSAKSYLDQWQNAQKTQIETSWTTLQSYDGVEHWIKPEVNSIKINVDASIFEGQNRFGGAFVVRDHNGLLVEGRTKLYIGNMVPAVVEALSFQEALSWIKDHSTSPVWVETDCLLVVQALRSSISLASYFGCVIQECKALLASLRNVGFCFVKRSANKVAHEFARASLLYPDCIFSMENIPTDLLPMLVTEFEG; this is encoded by the exons atgtGGAGAGCCGGCTCTAGTTGTCTCCCCACACTTGCACAGCTTGCTTCAAAGTTTGTCCCCGTCAATACTCGTTGTCCGTTATGTGATGAGCTTGATGAGACCATTTCTCATGTCTTGCTCACTTGCCGAGCCATTAAGCAA GGCGCACGAAATGATGTAGTTTGGCAAGGAAAATCGATTAATGTTTCAGCGATAGTAGTGTCTGCAAAAAGCTATCTTGATCAATGGCAAAATGCTCAAAAAACTCAAATTGAGACATCTTGGACTACTCTTCAGTCCTATGATGGGGTCGAGCATTGGATTAAACCTGAAGTTAACAGTATCAAGATCAATGTGGATGCGTCTATCTTTGAAGGACAAAATCGGTTTGGAGGTGCTTTTGTTGTTCGAGACCATAATGGATTGCTTGTTGAGGGGCGTACCAAACTCTACATAGGGAATATGGTACCGGCTGTGGTGGAAGCTTTGAGCTTTCAGGAAGCTCTAAGTTGGATTAAAGACCATTCGACTAGTCCGGTTTGGGTGGAGACTGATTGTCTCTTGGTTGTTCAGGCTCTAAGAAGCTCCATAAGCTTAGCTTCTTATTTTGGTTGTGTGATTCAAGAATGTAAAGCCTTGTTGGCTTCTCTAAGAAATGTtggtttttgttttgttaagcGGTCAGCTAATAAAGTCGCTCATGAGTTTGCAAGAGCGTCTCTATTGTACCCTGATTGTATTTTCAGTATGGAAAATATTCCAACTGATTTGTTGCCAATGTTGGTGACAGAATTTGAAGGTtaa